Proteins encoded by one window of Vigna radiata var. radiata cultivar VC1973A chromosome 5, Vradiata_ver6, whole genome shotgun sequence:
- the LOC106761462 gene encoding thylakoid lumenal 17.9 kDa protein, chloroplastic has translation MNLMSVLPSLAFPKLKTQTQTPNLALGYRVLPNLISLALAATLASPFPSHAIPSLTSQSPPFSLTTPFSQSKNLELGLENGKIRPCPSINPGCISTNPKSSSFSFPWLIPENSLDGAIQKLREAILKTQKNVKFQPVEDTPDGQYLQAEVDGGFGRDVVEFLVKGDVVAYRCVAMKVTYVYPFTTALGDSKGQEARLKQINDQLGWYAPSFDSME, from the exons ATGAATCTGATGAGTGTTCTTCCTTCTCTTGCTTTTCCTAAACTGAAAACTCAGACTCAAACTCCAAACCTTGCACTTGGATATAGGGTCCTACCTAATCTCATCTCTTTGGCCCTTGCAGCAACCTTAGCCTCTCCTTTTCCCTCTCATGCAATCCCATCTCTCACTTCTCAATCCCCTCCATTCTCCCTCACCACTCCTTTCTCTCAATCCAAGAACTTGGAGCTTGGACTAGAAAATGG AAAAATTAGACCTTGTCCATCAATCAATCCAGGTTGTATATCAACAAATCCAAAGTCGTCATCTTTTTCGTTTCCTTGGCTGATTCCTGAAAATTCCTTGGATGGTGCTATTCAG AAACTACGTGAAGCAATCTTAAAGACTCAGAAAAATGTGAAGTTCCAGCCTGTGGAAGATACCCCAGATG GTCAATATCTACAGGCTGAAGTTGATGGAGGATTTGGTAGAGATGTTGTTGAGTTTTTGGTGAAAGGTGATGTGGTTGCTTACAGATGTGTGGCAATGAAAGTAACTTATGTGTACCCTTTCACTACTGCATTGGGAGATTCAAAGGGTCAAGAAGCTAGACTGAAACAAATTAATGACCAATTGGGATGGTATGCTCCAAGTTTTGATTCCATGGAATAg
- the LOC106761571 gene encoding protein NUCLEAR FUSION DEFECTIVE 4, with protein sequence MVRVHEKVKEFVRHRWVVFVCAMWDMSFAGTSYMFGSISPVIKSSMGFNQKQVAFLSVAKDLGDNVGLLAGKFSQLYPISTLILVGVFQNVLGYGLVWLVVTHRLPAFPLWLLCILIFVGQNGSTYYNTAALVSSVQSFPESRGHVVGILKGFVGLSGAIWTQIIAMMKLPDQASLIFIIAVGPAMVSLALIFIIRPVHSYKQSRASDESGFMFIYSICLLLAAYMTGVLLLENVLHLDQTIISMFAFILIILILLPIIVPILLVFFSGPQSADQEALLEPPLLQGTKSKNVIGESSSTARVTKHVENEKSIPPNLEVLPLSEGPRDMFQIQARLWQALTNALRKINLKNGPRRGEDFTLSQAMAQGDFWVMFFSLVMGAGSGLTIINNMGQICQSLGDNNVNVYVSVISISNFLGRVGGGYFSEVIVRNFGYPRLVALAVIQAMMSLGLFYYMVGLVGQVYVVGILNGFGYGAHWSIALAAASELFGVKNFGTLYNFLTMASPAGSLFLSGFVASTIYDYYAEQQAKHRMMQTFEVSNLAISYHVIANNSEVLLCEGNICFSLTCGILALVCLFAASLSLVIAHRTRRFYAQLYEESRR encoded by the exons ATGGTGAGAGTGCATGAGAAGGTGAAGGAGTTTGTGAGGCACAGATGGGTGGTGTTTGTGTGCGCGATGTGGGACATGTCATTCGCAGGCACCTCATACATGTTCGGGAGCATATCGCCGGTGATAAAGAGCAGCATGGGTTTCAATCAGAAGCAGGTGGCGTTCTTGAGCGTCGCCAAGGATTTGGGTGACAACGTTGGTCTTCTTGCCGGCAAATTCAGCCAGCTCTACCCCATTTCCACTCTCATTCTTGTTGGAGTCTTCCAGAATGTTCTTGGTTATGGCCTTGTTTGGCTCGTCGTCACGCATCGCCTTCCCGCTTTCCCTCTTTGGCTG CTATGCATTCTAATCTTTGTGGGACAAAATGGGTCAACATATTACAACACAGCTGCACTGGTTTCCAGCGTGCAAAGTTTCCCCGAGAGCAGAGGCCACGTGGTGGGGATTTTGAAGGGCTTCGTTGGCCTAAGCGGTGCAATCTGGACTCAAATCATAGCCATGATGAAACTCCCTGATCAAGCCTCTCTCATTTTCATCATTGCAGTTGGACCTGCAATGGTTTCATTAGCCCTGATCTTCATCATCAGACCCGTTCACAGTTATAAACAATCTAGAGCCTCTGATGAATCAGGTTTCATGTTCATCTACAGCATTTGCCTTCTCTTGGCTGCTTACATGACGGGAGTTTTGTTGCTTGAAAACGTGCTTCATTTGGACCAAACCATCATCTCAATGTTTGCATTCATTCTGATCATTCTCATATTGCTTCCAATCATAGTTCCCATTCTATTGGTTTTCTTCTCTGGACCCCAGAGTGCTGACCAAGAAGCCCTCTTGGAACCACCACTGCTACAAGGGACAAAGTCTAAGAATGTGATTGGGGAGAGTAGTAGTACTGCCAGAGTAACCAAACACGTTGAAAATGAGAAGAGCATTCCCCCTAACCTAGAGGTGCTTCCTCTGTCCGAAGGGCCAAGGGACATGTTTCAGATTCAAGCTAGGCTTTGGCAAGCTCTGACCAACGCTTTGAGGAAAATCAACCTAAAAAATGGGCCCCGTAGAGGAGAGGATTTCACCTTATCACAAGCAATGGCCCAGGGTGACTTTTGGGTGATGTTTTTCTCTCTAGTCATGGGCGCTGGGTCGGGCTTGACAATCATAAATAACATGGGCCAGATATGTCAATCATTGGGAGACAACAACGTCAATGTCTATGTCTCAGTTATCAGCATATCCAACTTCCTTGGTCGTGTTGGTGGTGGCTACTTCTCAGAGGTTATAGTAAG AAATTTTGGGTATCCGAGACTTGTAGCATTGGCAGTGATTCAAGCGATGATGTCTTTGGGACTCTTCTACTACATGGTGGGATTGGTTGGACAAGTTTACGTGGTGGGGATATTGAACGGCTTTGGGTACGGTGCTCATTGGTCAATTGCTCTAGCAGCAGCTTCAGAACTATTTGGCGTGAAAAACTTTGGAACTTTGTACAATTTTCTGACTATGGCTAGCCCAGCGGGGTCTCTCTTCTTGTCTGGATTTGTAGCAAGTACAATATATGACTACTATGCAGAGCAACAGGCAAAGCACCGAATGATGCAAACTTTTGAAGTCTCCAACTTAGCAATTTCTTACCACGTAATAGCAAATAACAGTGAGGTGCTTCTTTGCGAGGGAAACATTTGCTTCTCCCTCACTTGTGGAATATTGGCACTGGTTTGCTTGTTTGCAGCTTCTTTGAGCTTGGTCATCGCTCATAGAACAAGAAGGTTCTATGCACAACTTTATGAGGAGTCTCGAAGGTAA